gaaatacttttttaaaagctgtaaaccaattatatcataaatgtgtATACTAAATCGAGTATATCAAGTAgaacaaagaaataatatataaaagaagacaGTGACTCAGTCACAAAAGGTTCacataaaagtatttatttttcgtgcaaTGTTCGTTACAGAAAATATTGCATGTTCAACGTGAAATTATTCTTATTTCACCTTTTTTTCGTGCAAGCACCCCCCTTCACCATCCTCTTATATGGTTCAtcagtattatatttttttacagaacatTCAATGAGATCAGTAAACCAGTAGAGTTATACAGTAAATGTGAAGAACTGAGTGAAGCCTTGTCTGAAGatttaaaagatgaagagtTAAAGGTcaattcataattatttgttaaCATAGATGAATAAAAGTAGATATTGGGTTAagttcaatgagacagcaaccacaCAACACGAGGTAAACAGAACAGATATGAGTCTCCAATAATGAACAAGTGTCAAAACTAAATGGGAAACGCAAAATCTGCAATTCCTTAGATAGAGATTATCAAAAGCATAATGCAAATAcacaaattttgaaagatttacaaaaaatagagACCATATAATACAATGGTACCTTTCTTTTGACAGGCATGTGTTTATAATGTTTGAATTACTCACAATGGTTTATAAACAGTCATATTTCAAAGTTATGGCAAAAAACTGGACATAAATGACTTAGATCTCAGACATTCAGAACGATGAAGATTGATGATTGTGTCACTATAAAATTGGCCAATGACTtatgatacaatttttttttagtttaaacatatttatttatagtggattgggaaacaagttttgcagcttatattaatccctttccactttgcgggtgcaaGTGCTGCAGTATAGAGCTGCATTAGTTTGCTCTTTTTCAAAACCTACATTGCtacaaatgacacaactatcAACCATTCCATCACAAAAAAGATTGCAAACACACACACAATTGAACTTTGCCATTATTTCTGCTTTACAGCTTTTACAAATGCATTCCTGTCAACCTGTGAcgatgaaaatgcaggtcatgacctgcattgaagaatcaaatctcaggtcatagCGCGTACGAACTTTTTCGAGCTGAATTTTAGTATTTatggtacattttcttataatgtaTATCGAAGATACCAAATTATCAATGCATGTTCACTTGGTTAGGTCATATTAAATCTTATTAAGTATTATTTCATTgcacttttaaagatttttataaatttgtgtgACACATGTTCTTTACTTTTTGTCATCATCAAATTCcagaatttatttttcatatgtaaTTTGGCTATAAACATACCAATTTAATTGAGATGGAAATTAGactatgataaaatatagtaatacagttaaaggaagtataaatgtaaaaaataattttcaactttttttcaaaaattgtataaaggtataaaaataatgaaaagttatttttcaatatgtatttgaattttatatttttatgatttaatctttttcacccataaaacgtaaatataaggaataattttTAATGGTGACAAATTAGGGGAAGTAACTAGttgaaatatgtttgtaaaCCAATAGGCAACTGATAGTGCAATTTATTTACGacctaaagctaaggtaattggtgttaattaacagtgtgtttgacaccgaagctgtcaagtgaagccatgcaCTTATTGGGtcacttaatttgacagtttacatAGCTAGATGAACTTCCTGTTCATGGAAAAATTACGAATTTGCctgtattttaatttgaaaagaatATTACTTATGAAATAAATCTCAAGGCTAAGAAATACGGGTAAAATCGGGTCATTTTCGGAATTCCCGGGTTATTTCAATGACCCAGCGGGTGTCCCGGGTGATCCCtcagaattgtgaaaatctcgggtcacacccgcagaatacgggtcagttgacaggtatgacAAATGATGCAAATCAAGTAAACATTTTAGACACTAaagttttttataaaattgattttgtgAAAACTCTGTCCTCTGccttgaaacaaatgttttcttttatcaatTTGTAGGGTAAAACAGTTTCTATAAAGATAAAGACAGTTGAATTTGAAGTGAAGACAAGAGCACACACTTTAAAAGACTACACAAGTGATAGTGATTTAATTTATGCTGCAGCAAAGGAGTTACTGAGGGTTGAAATACAGGCTATAGCACCTAACCCTCTTAGGTTAAGACTTATGGgtaatatatgttatttatagAGTACAATACAAAGTGTAGCATCTAAACCTCTCAGGCTTAGACTTATGGGTAATATAGACTTATGGgtaatatatgttatttatagagtacaatacaaaatgtagcaTCTTAAAACCTATCAGGCTTAGATATTTTACaagtatacatgtattgatCCTGTAGAAATATAATGTGTTGCACTTAAGCTCCTCATTATTTTAATGTTCATATAGTAGAAATATAGCCAAActacctataacatgtataaaacaaacttttgatatatttatggACTGTTGCAAAAACATCTTTGAAATCTCTTACACAAGaagtttcatttgtttattgacATAGAGTCTGCAGtctaaagtttcaagttgatcatcactatatatttctttttacacctttttaaaatgtagatttaccatgcttttttttcaaactgaaatAAGAAATGTGGATCACCATGCTATTTTTCATGTTAAAAGTTATGCAAATTTCCCAATTTTTCACAGATTATGAGTTGCACTTCTGCTTATTATATGAACTGAATTGTTCTGTGGGTAggtgtttgatgtttttatttcattttgggGGAAATTAAACAATTGCTGTATAGGTTTACCCTATCATGTCTTATACCCAACATAATAATTCACACATTTGTTTTgatcttttatatattaaacatgCATTGATAAATATGCCTTAGGCTGTGTGTTGTACCCTTACACTGATAATAGAGATTGtcttatttacttttactaattaaaataatcattttagGAGTGAGAATGTCAAGTTTGTTACATCAAAACCTGTGTAAAAAGAAACAGAATACTATAACTGGATTTATCAAACGTATGGGAACAGTCAAACAGAAACAACAGGAATACAGTGACAGTGCTATGTCTGAAggtgaaagtgaaagtaaaaaTGCAGAGAGCACTGTGTTTCAGGAACAAACCTTAGAAAAGTCTCATGTTTGTGTGGTCAcagaacaaaatttgaaaaagtcaCATGTCTATTTTTCCAAAGAAGTTGAAAATGTACTCATCAAAGATGAATCCTCGGACAGTGAACAAAATGATGAGAGACCtattgattttgatataaatatgttaaagtgTACCAAAGAGAAAGATTTAGACGTCATTAAAAAGAATGCCATACCTCCTAAATTAACATCTGACAGGGAAGATGATATTAAACTAAAGGAAACTAATATATTAATTCAAGGAATTAGGGAAGACATTGCAACTGTGAAACTGAATgcaaaagaattgaaaaatggcATTCATGAAAGTAAAGACTTGAGTAATGGGAGCTGTGATAATCAGGAATGTACAACTTCTACAAATACTGCATTGGACAGTTATGTTTGTCCTGTGTGTCAGGATAATATTGAATGTAAAGACCTTACAATGTTTAATCAGCACATTGATGTCTGCTTGAACAAGAAGGTTGTAATGGATTGTACAAAGATTGCAAATGATGAGgataaatctttgaaaaaatcattATCCCCAAGAAAGAAATCTAAATCTTTGCCAAAATCAAAACCcaagaaaaaaactttacaaTTTACTCCAATTTCATCATCCTTAGTGTCacagttttgtaaacaaaatattgaaaaaagagaGGAAGTTCCAGACGAAGAGAAAGAGTTTAAAAATTCCGAAGGAATGATTGTTGATATTGATTCTGATTCTGAAAGAGATTCAGAAAAACCTGAGTtaggtaaaataataaaaactggAAGTATCAGACAAAAAACTAAGGGAAAACAATTAAGGAAAGACAACACTCTGTCTAACGGTGGCAGTTCTCACATAGAAACCAAAGgagaaaattcagaaatatttgaCAAAGAAGTGTCAAGTCATAAATCATACACAGATCGCAGTGATGGACCATGTTTGCCTTCTGAAGATACAGACTCAATGTTATCTGTGAAAATTAGCAATTCTCAATCAACCAATGATGAGATGGAGAACTTAAATTCatctaaatatttgatttgtccAGTATGTTTTATGGAACAGAAAGGATGTGATTTGGATATTTTCAATGAACATGTAGATACATGTTTATCTAAAGATGAGATTACTAAAGTTGTTAAAATTGAGAACAGTGCACCTTCAAAACCAcagaaaattgacaaaaaaatcatggttaaatcacaaaaaaggTATGTGTTACAGGGAGTCTATACATATAGTTTCAGGGGAGATATCATCTAAGGAGGGAAggaatttgaaaacaaacttaaaaaataCTCATTATATGTGTTTgccatttttaaatgaaaggcAAATTTAAAAACTAGAATATGTCATTTTTCTTTTGCGTTGGTAACAAAGCTGTGTTTAAATTGATGTCACAATTAAATTTGGCAGAAAAAGTGATGCAactattttgaaacaaatattctgatACATTAATACTGTTTTCTTTAAAGAAAACCCAGCATacatacaaaatacaataggtaCAGTATTCAACGATTTCCCTAGGTACAATTTTAGATATCTCACACCATACATGCCATATAGGATACAAAACAGAACTTGGCATGTTTTAACCTACTGCCCTAAtcacaaatattaatatatcattatattataatgaaaGGAATTTTGTGAGATGCTAATTAGTAAGTGATTCATTATAAGTTATTTCCCTTAGACTGTGAATTGTCATTGAAGAACATGACATATTTACAGCATACTAACCAATCTGCTTTTAAAAGTATCAAACTAAAGCCAAGgcatatgaaaatatttgaaaaaaataataagaatttgAAAACTGCTTTTTAACTAAAGGTCcccaaattacaaaaaaaatgctgCTTGATTGAGACGTGTATTGCATGCCTGAAATCATTAAAACGGTAATATTTGATAATGACAATCAGTATACTTCTACAATCAATTAAACATATAGGTATGACAAGCTGTTATACATGGAAATAAAATTCTGCCATACCAGAAAGATTGAAAGATCTTTATATTCTATTATGTTATATAAtgattcaaattattttacagaTCATTGGATTCACCGACAGGAAAACAAGGAAATAAGcgacaaaagaccaaaactgaCATTCGAACCATTGAgtctttctttaaaatttaaacattccATTTATATATTGCATCGTaactattcatgatataacgtttataaaacaaatatatttttacaaaaatagtaaatgtatacagtaaaaaaaaaatcaaggataTTTGTCTTTTCCTGTCAGAACTTTCCTCTATGAAAAGACTGGTGTTCTTTAATATAAACAGGATCAACAAATACTGGGATATATCAGTCAGGGGTGCTACTTAAACATGTGATTTCATAATCACCTATTTCAGTGAttttttgggatacgattgctgtcaagcaatctgtagacttttaccgTTGACCCTATGATACACTCCCTCACGTCATTCGTTTTAttggaaaatgacgcagtcATTGTTCCATAACTGCCGACCTGATTTCTCTGCCTACCGCGCTTGGTTTCGTATTTACTAATTTCAATACAAACTGGAATGtgcttgtgttatcattatgcatGAGCATTGTGTAGTAATCAGCCAGGAACCAGTTTACAAACTAACTGGTTTCTGTTTGTATTCCACTACAGTCGAACAAAGTGTTGTAGTTTGACAGGAACCAGTCCAGAATTgtgtaaactacaaaacgtaatcggttATTATCATTCCGTTTTGTTGTTTCATACCGacttatatggtttgaataagcttaagacccttcaaacattaatgtgataggtatattaaagactgttttacaaaaggatgaAACTGTTTTGCTTTAAAAGTCGTACTAAAGTGATATATGTTATGTACGGATTTCCACTCTcaccggttaatttcttcttttacacgtgcttttgaaacttcctgtttaaacatcgcaagttttaaaattgttttttgagtgaattaaacttattttaacaatcacgAAGCGTTCGGGAATCATTTCAAgcagtttcttcttctctttgatgaaggaaaataggttttctcaagaaaataccgcaaacgatcgcagaggaattgaaacgtacaagtcaagtcggcacctggttaaattggcatctagtcaaatcggcacctatttgacgtcaattcggcttccaataatatttattataatattttctattcaattaattaataactgttaccaagtacatagtgaatattaggtaaacaacgaaaccaaagtgaatatgttgttgtgtataaaagtaaacaacgaagctattgttttaaccattagacaattattaaaattaaatggaaaactatgagtccctttcaataaatcaaactttcatgccaaataattatcaaatttaaggtggtttttttttcagtaatgtttaaacagcattaaacaaacaatccTGTAAAAGACTCAACTGGttaaataatgcataaaaatatccaatatctcatgtattagtccaaataataatgacgtctgacaaggctattttatttttttctgggacgccttcctaagACGTTCGTAGGAAGGCTACCTaagaaggcgtcccagaaaaaaattaacatagccTTGTGATCATAGGAAGGTGTcccagaataaaatttaaaaagccttgccagacgtaataattatttggactactcatatatatcattaaatatacaccaaaaaattcatgtagttgagaaaaataaatacatacaaaatgtacatgaacatccaaaaaagtgaaagttagtattaactctttttgctttaaaaatttacaactgcattTAAGTAttgtatgctttttttttgttaattcattgaggtgtaaaagcgttgaccgaagtactttttgtatgaagcgtgtaagcgcttcattctaaaaatgtgcacacggtcaacgcttttgcAACCCTATGAggttacaaaaagaaacattcaatacttataattactttttttagctaggatcatgaaaacacgaattttataacttttttattcaattcatctgtgcactttattgtgggaccacgtgttatcatgaatgaagagttttattgagtgatgcaattgcttgaggaataacatgtgatgtgcagttagccaatcagaataaagtattataatgaaacatatatcaaatgtaattataacaaaatatattacgttgtaagagttatctccccaaacactgtttttcttgtggccacctCTCCTTCGTAAcagtaaaagattttattttaccaaattgctcgttacatatTTAGGATAAGAATATTCGTTTGAACCATAGCTCTATGgggactccatatgagagttattccccctttttcatttgattcaagcgatatgcattttcaactggtaaaccataactgatagagacctagggtcttcaTGAGGTCATTggtactaaaaatgaaaatgaggtcaatgtcaaaggtcaaggtcatattataaattttgattttggcttattttcacttcttttcaaatactgtatgacattttgacaaataatttttcataaattattagttgcgacatgtccttacttgtatatttggGTTGAAAGGCTGCGCATACAATAAAAGGGAGTTTTTGTccatcttacatttaaaattacgcGTCAAGTGGTAgtactcattaaccaaacatattaaagacctaggatATTTTGATTCAAGGTCcatggtttgtgaccttgaaattgaggtcaaggtcagaggttaataggacgtcataaagccataggaactaacattttaaactgatttttcatatttcaatataaaaatagatcTTTTCTAGTGGAAAgacttcaattgttctctgaacaatttgtttttaatttacttcatattttgtgGGAGAAGGGGGTTCAGACTATGTGGTATCAGTTCTGTTTGCGGCCAATACACTTTCGCACCTCGCACGTTCACACCCAAGGTCCGTTCGCACTCTCAaattcgcgcccaattttaattcaaattcaagttgaataattggaaaatcatgattgttgttttaaattgctttggtgtaaattctgaatgtatttatagtatggtatgagtaaaacattgaagattttaaaggaaaaacacaaaagataattgtttttaagccctttgatctgaaacaacgaaacaataaaatataggaatcaaaatatagcaatccactattataaccaaaacatgataaaatttattcaacacacagaaaaataaatagtcagaatctcacttcattaTGAAAgaggtcaatgaaacaaagtatagcaatacactaaccaaaacatg
Above is a window of Mytilus trossulus isolate FHL-02 chromosome 4, PNRI_Mtr1.1.1.hap1, whole genome shotgun sequence DNA encoding:
- the LOC134714845 gene encoding DNA polymerase kappa-like isoform X2; the encoded protein is MSDIDSQEDNDEDWEDTKWADPYDKSPNKNKMDAIGSVLNVTGKDKVKMQPIQKNQVEDNQNFSESDSKASENSGLMNRMRLNDNKAGMDGLDKEKINQVILEASKGSRFFENERKKEQQMNKRIEEQKMKLQQITESQLKQGIIEADKLLEEFENTRDLSKTIVHIDMDAFYAAVEMKDNPALKDKPMAVGGMSMLSTSNYHARKFGVRAAMPGFIGKKLCPELIIVPTHFDRYTDISKQVREVLAEYDPNFSPMSLDEAYLDMTEHFEKRFHLSEYERTVVCRKTDGCSKTLCNCDLNLKLKALLLYNELSKHNSSPSNDTAGETELKSEKQSTTMCPLCGRPYPEYDLVAFGMSPDDSVNEMRAKIEQKTGLTASAGIAPNTMLAKVCSDKNKPNGQYRILPNRDTVMEFITDLPTRKISGIGKVSETMLNALGVYTCKDLYEQRALLYHLYSSISFNYFMRICLGIGSTFVERDSERKSISTERTFNEISKPVELYSKCEELSEALSEDLKDEELKGKTVSIKIKTVEFEVKTRAHTLKDYTSDSDLIYAAAKELLRVEIQAIAPNPLRLRLMGVRMSSLLHQNLCKKKQNTITGFIKRMGTVKQKQQEYSDSAMSEGESESKNAESTVFQEQTLEKSHVCVVTEQNLKKSHVYFSKEVENVLIKDESSDSEQNDERPIDFDINMLKCTKEKDLDVIKKNAIPPKLTSDREDDIKLKETNILIQGIREDIATVKLNAKELKNGIHESKDLSNGSCDNQECTTSTNTALDSYVCPVCQDNIECKDLTMFNQHIDVCLNKKVVMDCTKIANDEDKSLKKSLSPRKKSKSLPKSKPKKKTLQFTPISSSLVSQFCKQNIEKREEVPDEEKEFKNSEGMIVDIDSDSERDSEKPELGKIIKTGSIRQKTKGKQLRKDNTLSNGGSSHIETKGENSEIFDKEVSSHKSYTDRSDGPCLPSEDTDSMLSVKISNSQSTNDEMENLNSSKYLICPVCFMEQKGCDLDIFNEHVDTCLSKDEITKVVKIENSAPSKPQKIDKKIMVKSQKRSLDSPTGKQGNKRQKTKTDIRTIESFFKI
- the LOC134714845 gene encoding DNA polymerase kappa-like isoform X1, giving the protein MSDIDSQEDNDEDWEDTKWADPYDKSPNKNKMDAIGSVLNVTGKDKVKMQPIQKNQVEDNQNFSESDSKASENSGLMNRMRLNDNKAGMDGLDKEKINQVILEASKGSRFFENERKKEQQMNKRIEEQKMKLQQITESQLKQGIIEADKLLEEFENTRDLSKTIVHIDMDAFYAAVEMKDNPALKDKPMAVGGMSMLSTSNYHARKFGVRAAMPGFIGKKLCPELIIVPTHFDRYTDISKQVREVLAEYDPNFSPMSLDEAYLDMTEHFEKRFHLSEYERTVVCRKTDGCSKTLCNCDLNLKLKALLLYNELSKHNSSPSNDTAGETELKSEKQSTTMCPLCGRPYPEYDLVAFGMSPDDSVNEMRAKIEQKTGLTASAGIAPNTMLAKVCSDKNKPNGQYRILPNRDTVMEFITDLPTRKISGIGKVSETMLNALGVYTCKDLYEQRALLYHLYSSISFNYFMRICLGIGSTFVERDSERKSISTERTFNEISKPVELYSKCEELSEALSEDLKDEELKGKTVSIKIKTVEFEVKTRAHTLKDYTSDSDLIYAAAKELLRVEIQAIAPNPLRLRLMGVRMSSLLHQNLCKKKQNTITGFIKRMGTVKQKQQEYSDSAMSEGESESKNAESTVFQEQTLEKSHVCVVTEQNLKKSHVYFSKEVENVLIKDESSDSEQNDERPIDFDINMLKCTKEKDLDVIKKNAIPPKLTSDREDDIKLKETNILIQGIREDIATVKLNAKELKNGIHESKDLSNGSCDNQECTTSTNTALDSYVCPVCQDNIECKDLTMFNQHIDVCLNKKVVMDCTKIANDEDKSLKKSLSPRKKSKSLPKSKPKKKTLQFTPISSSLVSQFCKQNIEKREEVPDEEKEFKNSEGMIVDIDSDSERDSEKPELGKIIKTGSIRQKTKGKQLRKDNTLSNGGSSHIETKGENSEIFDKEVSSHKSYTDRSDGPCLPSEDTDSMLSVKISNSQSTNDEMENLNSSKYLICPVCFMEQKGCDLDIFNEHVDTCLSKDEITKVVKIENSAPSKPQKIDKKIMVKSQKRSLDSPTGKQGNKRQKTKTDIRTIESFFKI